The following proteins are co-located in the Dehalobacter sp. genome:
- a CDS encoding DUF4143 domain-containing protein translates to MQGTEAFSYLRRVKQSISYHKYATMALKNRSCTPKFQGRVENLGKRQVKSPKINFRDTGLLHSLLDIPNGHNLLGHLMVGASWEFFVLEQLLQILDPNEECFWGTHAGAELDWFFSPEETDMALKSSLPTPPL, encoded by the coding sequence ATGCAAGGAACAGAAGCTTTCTCCTATTTACGGAGAGTCAAGCAATCAATCAGTTACCATAAATACGCTACCATGGCCTTGAAAAATCGGAGTTGTACTCCGAAATTTCAAGGTAGAGTAGAGAATTTGGGTAAACGGCAGGTTAAATCTCCAAAGATTAATTTCCGCGATACTGGGTTATTGCACAGCCTTCTGGATATTCCCAATGGGCACAACCTGCTTGGACATCTCATGGTCGGTGCTTCATGGGAATTTTTTGTGCTTGAGCAATTATTGCAAATCCTGGATCCCAATGAGGAATGTTTTTGGGGTACGCACGCCGGCGCTGAACTTGACTGGTTTTTCAGTCCGGAGGAAACCGATATGGCATTAAAATCAAGTTTACCGACGCCCCCACTTTGA